A genomic segment from Vagococcus zengguangii encodes:
- a CDS encoding FAD-dependent oxidoreductase — protein MKVVVVGCTHAGTAAVKNILANNPEADVTVFERNDNVSFLSCGIALYVGGVVKNAQDLFYSSPEELASLGAKLHMEHEVTAIDVEQKVVTSKDLTTGEVSETAYDKLVMTTGSWPITPPIPGRELDNVLLCKNYNQAKEIIAKADNAQKVVVVGGGYIGIELVEAFVESDKEVTLVDGLDRILNKYLDAGHTNILEEFLREKGVKVALNETVSEFVAGEKGQLTAVKTNEGAYEADLAILCVGFRPQTELLKDKVEMLPNGAIIVDEFMKTSQPDIFAAGDSAVVNYNPTNKSNYIPLATNAVRQGMIVGANISGDHLAYRGTQGTSGLYLFGWTIGSTGMTLGNALQAGINAEAVWFEDNYRPEFMPTTEKVYMQLVYDKDTYVILGGQLMSKYDITQSANTLSVVVQNKMTVEDLALQDFFFQPHFDRPWNYLNLLAQAALKQLSEA, from the coding sequence GAACAGCAGCAGTCAAAAATATTTTAGCAAATAATCCAGAAGCAGATGTTACCGTTTTCGAACGTAATGACAATGTTTCGTTTTTATCATGCGGTATCGCATTATATGTTGGGGGTGTTGTGAAGAACGCTCAAGATTTATTTTATTCAAGTCCAGAAGAATTAGCTTCTTTAGGTGCCAAACTTCACATGGAGCATGAAGTAACAGCAATTGATGTGGAGCAAAAAGTTGTCACATCAAAAGATTTAACTACTGGAGAGGTATCGGAAACAGCATATGATAAATTAGTCATGACAACAGGCTCATGGCCAATCACACCGCCAATTCCAGGACGTGAATTGGACAATGTCTTACTATGTAAAAACTACAATCAGGCTAAAGAAATCATCGCCAAAGCTGATAACGCACAAAAAGTCGTCGTTGTTGGTGGGGGTTATATTGGGATTGAGCTTGTGGAGGCTTTTGTAGAATCGGATAAAGAAGTGACGTTAGTTGATGGTTTAGATCGTATTTTAAACAAATATTTAGATGCGGGTCATACAAATATTTTGGAAGAGTTCTTACGTGAAAAAGGTGTAAAGGTCGCGTTGAATGAAACAGTTTCAGAATTTGTAGCAGGCGAGAAAGGGCAATTAACAGCCGTAAAAACCAATGAGGGTGCTTATGAGGCGGATTTGGCGATTTTATGTGTAGGTTTCCGCCCACAAACAGAATTATTAAAAGATAAAGTGGAGATGTTACCAAACGGTGCGATTATCGTTGATGAATTTATGAAAACGAGCCAGCCAGATATTTTTGCAGCTGGAGATAGTGCTGTTGTGAATTACAATCCAACGAATAAGTCAAATTATATTCCGCTGGCAACTAATGCTGTTCGACAAGGAATGATTGTTGGCGCTAATATTAGTGGTGATCATTTAGCCTATCGTGGTACGCAAGGAACGTCGGGCTTGTACTTATTTGGTTGGACAATCGGTTCAACCGGAATGACTTTAGGTAATGCGTTACAAGCAGGGATAAATGCAGAAGCGGTTTGGTTTGAAGATAACTATCGTCCGGAATTCATGCCAACCACCGAAAAAGTTTACATGCAATTAGTGTATGACAAAGACACGTATGTGATTTTGGGTGGGCAATTAATGTCTAAATATGATATTACGCAATCAGCCAATACCTTATCAGTTGTTGTTCAAAATAAAATGACGGTAGAAGATTTGGCGTTACAAGATTTCTTCTTCCAACCACATTTTGATCGTCCGTGGAATTACTTAAATTTGTTGGCACAAGCAGCATTAAAGCAACTGTCAGAAGCATAA
- the murQ gene encoding N-acetylmuramic acid 6-phosphate etherase, translating into MNLDNLTTEKRNSRTTHLDEMSTQEILMIMNEEDAKVPLAIKESLAQIEQVVHKIIESFKQGGRLIYIGAGTSGRLGILDAVECVPTFGTKPEQVQGLIAGGLDAMMVAVEGAEDSESLAQTDLAAIGLNETDIVIGIAASGRTPYVIGGLEYAKEVGATRATVACNKNAKISQYAEFPIEVEVGAEILTGSTRLKSGTAQKLVLNMLSTASMIGIGKVYKNLMVDVQPTNEKLVERAKRIIMEATECSYEVASQKYLEANQEVKLAIVMILTDSTKEVAAEKLIAGQGFVRKAIN; encoded by the coding sequence ATGAATTTAGATAATTTAACAACTGAAAAAAGAAATTCACGAACCACTCATTTAGATGAAATGTCGACACAAGAGATTTTAATGATTATGAATGAAGAGGATGCTAAAGTACCATTAGCGATTAAAGAAAGCTTAGCTCAAATTGAACAAGTCGTACACAAAATTATTGAGTCTTTTAAACAAGGTGGGCGTCTAATTTATATTGGTGCAGGCACGAGTGGTCGACTAGGTATTTTGGATGCTGTAGAATGTGTGCCGACCTTTGGAACGAAGCCGGAACAAGTCCAAGGTTTAATTGCAGGTGGCTTAGATGCTATGATGGTTGCGGTTGAAGGAGCTGAAGATTCTGAATCTTTAGCACAAACTGATTTAGCAGCGATAGGATTGAATGAAACGGATATCGTAATTGGTATTGCAGCAAGTGGCCGTACTCCCTATGTCATCGGTGGTTTGGAATATGCCAAAGAAGTCGGCGCGACTCGAGCGACTGTAGCATGTAATAAAAATGCCAAAATCAGCCAATATGCGGAGTTCCCAATTGAAGTTGAAGTCGGCGCTGAAATCTTAACAGGTTCCACTCGTTTAAAATCTGGTACAGCTCAAAAATTAGTATTAAATATGTTATCAACTGCTTCTATGATAGGAATTGGAAAAGTCTATAAAAATCTGATGGTGGATGTCCAACCTACCAACGAGAAATTAGTTGAACGTGCTAAACGAATTATTATGGAAGCAACGGAATGTTCTTATGAAGTAGCGAGTCAAAAGTATCTTGAAGCTAATCAAGAGGTGAAATTAGCTATTGTGATGATTTTAACGGATAGTACGAAAGAAGTGGCGGCTGAAAAATTAATCGCGGGTCAAGGTTTTGTTAGAAAAGCGATCAACTAA
- a CDS encoding MurR/RpiR family transcriptional regulator produces the protein MSLDGKHIHNRVLSVQSTLSKAERKIADYILNEPQAAITMTASQLAKASDTSPASVIRFCRSIGISSFTELKVKLSAELDAPSVSSYSDITPNESPDTIKNKLLNNAIHTLTETVQLMDESVNATVDALYQTDMLFVYGIGASGIVAENIAQKFNRVGKTAMAFQDHHLLLTTMSSLGKNGLLMVVSNSGETSEILHIVKIAKQIGCQTVGVTQFGKSPLNQLVDWSLHTYNANEGNFRSAATSSLLNQFMVIDILFYNYVTKYYQEFEEKIVNSREMIQLFEDLIK, from the coding sequence GTGAGTTTAGATGGTAAACATATCCATAATCGTGTACTAAGTGTCCAATCAACCTTATCAAAAGCAGAACGTAAAATTGCTGATTATATTTTGAATGAGCCACAAGCAGCGATTACGATGACTGCTAGTCAGCTAGCCAAAGCGTCTGATACATCACCAGCATCTGTTATTCGCTTTTGCCGTTCGATTGGGATTAGTAGTTTTACTGAATTAAAAGTAAAATTATCGGCTGAGCTAGATGCACCAAGCGTTTCATCCTATTCAGATATTACACCCAACGAATCACCTGATACCATTAAAAATAAATTATTGAACAATGCCATTCATACTTTGACCGAAACGGTCCAATTAATGGATGAGTCTGTGAATGCGACAGTTGATGCGCTTTATCAAACGGATATGTTATTTGTGTATGGGATTGGGGCATCTGGTATTGTAGCAGAAAATATTGCTCAAAAATTTAATCGTGTCGGCAAGACAGCAATGGCCTTTCAAGATCATCACTTACTATTAACGACAATGTCTTCGTTAGGTAAAAACGGCTTATTAATGGTCGTTTCTAATTCTGGTGAAACATCAGAGATTCTACACATTGTCAAAATCGCTAAACAAATAGGCTGTCAAACAGTAGGTGTCACACAATTTGGTAAAAGCCCACTAAATCAGCTAGTTGATTGGTCGTTACACACCTATAATGCTAACGAAGGAAACTTCAGAAGTGCCGCAACAAGTTCATTATTGAATCAATTTATGGTTATTGATATTTTGTTCTATAATTATGTGACGAAGTATTATCAGGAATTTGAAGAGAAAATTGTCAATTCACGTGAGATGATTCAATTATTTGAAGATTTAATTAAATAA
- a CDS encoding TetR/AcrR family transcriptional regulator: protein MKMTKEDIHQATRNLLLIGGYDYLTFAKLSQELGVTRPALYKHYPTKDELILAMMSAEMTSFLEDMPALIASKPTDILTVLLNKFLEFADIHRLLESLYRIDYETRQKFPDRMLALKQAHEMFKDYLDQLIDQAKAQNVFNNELPNEWIVKFLMNAIHMIEDRQNIEEIDIVKKLLLHGLAKHEDE, encoded by the coding sequence ATGAAAATGACCAAGGAAGATATTCATCAAGCAACGAGAAATTTGCTTTTAATTGGAGGGTATGATTACTTAACCTTCGCTAAACTATCACAAGAGTTGGGAGTAACGCGTCCAGCTCTATATAAACATTATCCTACTAAAGATGAGTTGATTTTGGCGATGATGTCAGCTGAAATGACGTCATTTCTGGAGGATATGCCTGCTCTAATTGCTTCGAAGCCTACAGATATTTTGACAGTATTACTCAATAAGTTTTTAGAATTTGCGGATATTCACCGATTGTTAGAAAGCTTATACCGAATTGACTATGAAACGCGTCAAAAATTCCCTGATAGGATGTTAGCATTAAAACAGGCACATGAGATGTTTAAAGACTATTTAGATCAATTAATTGATCAAGCTAAAGCACAAAATGTCTTTAATAATGAGCTACCTAATGAATGGATTGTTAAGTTTTTAATGAACGCTATCCATATGATTGAAGACCGTCAAAACATTGAAGAAATTGATATTGTAAAAAAACTACTATTACATGGTCTAGCAAAACACGAAGATGAATAA
- a CDS encoding ABC transporter permease, translating into MYLAWNEIKRNKGKYTMITLIVLLITWLVFLLTGLGNGLNALNAAAIQNINGDHLVFAKDSDNKFTKSTFSGEDLTEIKAVKGIEDATLMGSHMSSATNETNGSDKKVDITVVGITNNSFIEPKVTEGVALNKANHNDVIVADAIKNEGYKLGDEIKISGSDEIFTIVGFVEKNTFNHLPTVWLPLATWQEMRYAAPGSDDGQKNPVNTVVLQTNDDFKPENLEKEVKGVQVATRKQAVASMPGYKEENGTIMLMLAFLVAISAVIIGVFFYVLTMQKIPQFGVMKAIGASNGFISKIVVGQVTIITLIGIILGALATYGIAVILPAGMPFALDNKMVLLYGLLLFAISLISTLFSVRQIVKVDPLIALGRVE; encoded by the coding sequence ATGTATTTAGCATGGAACGAAATTAAACGCAACAAAGGCAAATATACCATGATTACCTTAATCGTCTTGTTGATCACGTGGTTAGTGTTCTTATTAACAGGGCTTGGTAATGGATTAAATGCTTTAAACGCGGCAGCAATTCAAAATATAAACGGGGATCATTTAGTATTTGCTAAAGATTCAGATAACAAATTCACCAAATCAACATTTTCTGGTGAAGACTTAACAGAGATTAAAGCAGTTAAGGGTATTGAAGATGCAACGTTAATGGGTTCACACATGTCTTCAGCTACTAATGAAACAAACGGTAGCGACAAAAAAGTCGATATAACGGTTGTAGGGATTACTAACAACTCATTTATCGAACCTAAGGTCACTGAAGGGGTAGCACTTAATAAAGCAAACCATAACGACGTGATTGTTGCGGATGCCATTAAAAACGAAGGCTACAAATTAGGCGATGAAATCAAAATTTCAGGTTCTGACGAGATTTTCACCATTGTCGGCTTTGTAGAAAAAAATACGTTCAACCATTTACCAACTGTTTGGTTACCGTTAGCAACATGGCAAGAAATGCGTTATGCAGCGCCAGGTTCTGATGATGGTCAAAAAAATCCAGTTAATACGGTTGTCTTACAAACAAATGACGACTTTAAACCTGAAAATTTAGAAAAAGAAGTAAAAGGTGTGCAAGTCGCTACAAGAAAACAAGCTGTAGCCTCAATGCCTGGTTATAAAGAAGAAAACGGGACCATCATGTTAATGTTAGCTTTCTTAGTTGCTATTTCTGCAGTGATTATCGGGGTATTCTTCTATGTGTTAACAATGCAAAAAATCCCACAATTTGGTGTCATGAAAGCTATCGGCGCAAGCAATGGCTTCATTTCAAAAATTGTGGTAGGGCAAGTAACCATCATTACCTTAATTGGTATTATCTTAGGTGCTTTAGCAACTTATGGTATCGCAGTGATTTTACCAGCCGGTATGCCATTTGCTTTAGATAACAAAATGGTCTTATTATATGGTTTACTATTGTTTGCTATCAGCTTAATTAGTACGCTATTTTCTGTTAGACAAATTGTCAAAGTCGATCCTTTAATCGCATTGGGGAGAGTGGAATAA
- a CDS encoding ABC transporter ATP-binding protein, with translation MSKSLELINVSKIYQEDNQEQVIALDNVSIEVEPGELVALVGPSGSGKSTFLSIAGALLQPTTGDVKIDGQSLTSLNAKQLSTLRLDKIGFILQSSNLVPYLTVLDQLLVVSRMKGKKAKETEDLAKELLSELGLEKQLHKLPHELSGGQKQRVAIGRALMNDPELILADEPTASLDSKKAYEVVELLRKETKNRNKAAIMVTHDERMLAFCDRVYYMNDGQLSTKPSH, from the coding sequence ATGTCAAAATCATTAGAATTAATCAATGTAAGTAAAATTTATCAAGAAGATAATCAAGAACAAGTTATCGCGTTAGATAACGTGTCAATCGAAGTGGAGCCAGGTGAGTTAGTCGCATTAGTTGGTCCTTCAGGTTCAGGTAAAAGTACCTTCTTGTCAATTGCAGGTGCGTTATTACAACCAACAACGGGTGATGTTAAAATCGATGGTCAAAGTTTAACCAGCTTAAATGCTAAACAATTATCAACTTTACGTTTAGATAAAATTGGTTTCATCTTACAATCTTCAAACTTAGTACCTTACTTAACAGTCTTAGACCAATTATTAGTGGTTAGCCGTATGAAAGGCAAAAAAGCCAAAGAAACGGAAGACTTAGCCAAAGAATTATTAAGTGAGCTAGGTTTAGAAAAGCAATTACATAAATTACCACATGAATTATCAGGTGGTCAAAAACAACGTGTTGCCATTGGGCGAGCGTTAATGAATGACCCAGAATTAATTTTAGCCGACGAACCAACGGCAAGCTTAGATTCTAAAAAAGCTTATGAAGTTGTTGAGTTATTAAGAAAAGAAACGAAAAATCGTAATAAAGCCGCGATTATGGTAACCCATGATGAGCGTATGCTAGCGTTTTGTGACCGTGTTTATTACATGAACGACGGTCAGTTATCAACAAAACCTTCACACTAA
- a CDS encoding HAMP domain-containing sensor histidine kinase: MKKNTRSFLWLHYTLITFLLLIMTSVIVGAIAIFLYQIEVFNPDKQHPYLPIALILTISVLIGTVLSAGSARKILKPLTDFNAALAKVTQGDFDVALNEHQHTKEIRELYTNFNKMTKELSSIETLRDDFIVNVSHEFKTPLTAIEGYATLLQDEHIEDYERQDYTQMIIQSVHQLSTLTGNILQLSKIENNTMPLDKEFFRLDEQLRQVIVFLEPEWSAKQIDLQLELDRLDYYGNKSLLFQVWNNLISNAIKFSEENDSIYVQLTTENEQIKVVIRDTGIGMSDSVRQKAFDKFYQGDRTRHTFGNGLGLALVKRIIDMSYGTISLESAEHVGTTFTILLPFEQAVIKSQPNL, encoded by the coding sequence ATGAAAAAAAATACACGATCATTTCTTTGGTTACACTATACGCTCATCACTTTTCTACTATTAATTATGACCTCTGTTATTGTGGGCGCGATTGCTATTTTCTTATATCAGATTGAGGTTTTCAACCCTGATAAACAGCATCCTTACTTACCCATCGCGTTAATCTTAACGATCAGTGTGCTAATAGGGACTGTCTTATCTGCGGGTAGTGCCCGTAAAATTCTAAAACCGCTAACAGATTTTAATGCGGCTTTAGCTAAGGTCACTCAAGGTGATTTCGATGTAGCATTAAACGAGCACCAACATACAAAGGAAATTCGTGAACTGTACACGAATTTCAACAAAATGACCAAAGAATTAAGTAGCATCGAAACATTGCGCGATGACTTTATCGTCAATGTCTCACATGAGTTCAAGACACCCTTAACAGCGATCGAAGGCTATGCAACACTTTTGCAAGATGAACATATTGAAGATTATGAACGCCAAGATTATACACAAATGATTATTCAAAGCGTCCATCAATTATCCACACTTACCGGCAACATTTTACAATTATCAAAAATTGAAAACAACACGATGCCACTGGACAAAGAATTTTTCCGTTTGGATGAACAACTGCGACAAGTCATTGTTTTTCTTGAACCAGAATGGTCCGCAAAACAAATTGATTTGCAACTTGAATTGGACCGCCTCGATTACTACGGAAATAAATCTCTTCTTTTTCAAGTTTGGAATAACCTAATTAGTAACGCCATTAAATTTTCTGAAGAAAATGACTCGATTTACGTGCAATTAACCACCGAAAACGAGCAAATAAAAGTCGTGATTCGGGACACTGGCATTGGCATGAGTGATAGTGTCAGACAAAAAGCCTTTGATAAATTTTATCAAGGTGATAGGACTCGTCACACTTTCGGAAATGGTCTAGGTCTAGCGTTAGTAAAACGCATAATTGATATGTCATATGGAACGATTTCTTTAGAATCAGCCGAACACGTCGGAACAACCTTTACCATTCTTCTTCCGTTCGAACAAGCTGTTATAAAATCACAACCTAACCTTTAG
- a CDS encoding response regulator transcription factor yields MNSILIVEDDTQLNKLFSTVLTRHQYNVYSAFNGEEALSILENQHIDLIISDIMMPKIDGYELVESLRDAKYETPVLMITAKDSYQMLEKGFDIGADDYMVKPINVNELVLRVRALLKRAKIAVEKKIELEHTVLEYDSLTVHFNGEAIILPQKEFQILYKLISYPNKIFTRQQLMDEFWGLESHSDERTIDVHVNRIRERLKDVTDFDILTVRGLGYKAVKH; encoded by the coding sequence ATGAATTCAATCTTAATTGTGGAAGATGACACCCAACTTAATAAGCTCTTTAGCACAGTTCTAACACGTCATCAATATAACGTCTATTCAGCATTTAACGGTGAGGAAGCGTTATCTATTCTTGAAAACCAGCACATTGATCTCATCATATCAGATATCATGATGCCAAAAATTGATGGTTATGAGTTAGTTGAAAGCTTACGTGATGCAAAATATGAAACGCCGGTACTGATGATTACTGCTAAAGATTCCTATCAAATGTTAGAAAAAGGATTTGACATCGGCGCTGACGACTATATGGTCAAACCAATCAACGTCAACGAACTCGTCTTACGCGTACGCGCACTACTTAAACGCGCTAAAATTGCAGTAGAGAAAAAAATAGAGTTAGAACACACTGTTCTAGAATATGATTCTTTAACCGTTCATTTTAATGGAGAAGCCATTATTTTACCCCAAAAAGAATTTCAAATACTATATAAATTAATTTCTTATCCAAATAAAATTTTCACTCGTCAACAGTTGATGGATGAATTTTGGGGACTAGAAAGTCACAGCGATGAGCGTACGATTGATGTTCATGTTAATCGAATTCGTGAGCGTCTAAAAGATGTTACAGATTTTGACATTCTAACGGTTCGCGGACTTGGTTATAAGGCGGTGAAGCACTAA
- a CDS encoding ABC transporter ATP-binding protein, with the protein MFKVLRKFKPAEYLIALISTAFIVAQVWLDLKLPDYMSEITMVMQTPGSKLSDLKEPGMYMVLCALASLVAAIIVGYFASKLATNLAHRLRQEVFEKVNAFSMEEMQHFSIASLITRTTNDTSQVQMIIAMGMQVMIKAPIMAVWAISKIAGKNSEWSIATAVAVVVLLMLVGSIVVFALPKFKIIQTLTDNLNRVMREGLTGVRVVRAYNAEKYQEDKFEVANEDVTKTNLFVGRMMALMMPGMSLIMSGLSLSIYWIGAYLIDAAKAMPERMQLFSDMIVYSSYAMQVVMSFMMLVMIFIMLPRAMVSANRINEVLDTETKIIDGTLTQQPWEMGEVEFRNVDFQYPDAEEKVLENISFTASPGETVAFIGSTGSGKSTLINLLARFYDVTAGGILINGKNIKEYKLEDLYNKIGYVSQKATIFSGTIESNVAFGDSKSTEPHSVEEALRTAKGLEFVENMEGGIEAKVEQGGSNLSGGQKQRLAIARAIHKNPEIFIFDDSFSALDYKTDKELRAELDSQRRGATTFIVAQRIGTIRNANKIIVLDEGKIVGMGTHDELMENCSVYQEIAYSQLSKEELTNG; encoded by the coding sequence ATGTTTAAAGTATTAAGAAAATTTAAACCGGCTGAATATTTAATCGCCTTGATTTCGACAGCCTTTATTGTCGCACAAGTATGGTTAGATTTGAAGCTACCTGACTACATGTCAGAAATTACGATGGTGATGCAAACACCAGGAAGTAAATTATCAGATTTAAAAGAACCAGGAATGTATATGGTGCTATGTGCCCTTGCAAGTTTAGTGGCAGCTATTATCGTTGGTTACTTTGCTTCTAAGTTAGCTACTAACTTAGCGCATCGTTTACGTCAAGAAGTCTTCGAAAAAGTTAATGCTTTTTCAATGGAAGAGATGCAACATTTTTCAATTGCAAGTTTAATCACACGTACGACCAATGATACCAGCCAAGTGCAAATGATTATCGCAATGGGGATGCAAGTGATGATCAAAGCGCCAATTATGGCGGTTTGGGCAATTAGCAAAATCGCTGGTAAAAACAGTGAGTGGTCAATTGCGACAGCGGTAGCCGTAGTGGTGTTATTAATGTTAGTGGGTAGCATTGTCGTCTTTGCTTTACCAAAATTCAAAATTATTCAAACATTAACAGATAACTTAAACCGTGTCATGCGTGAAGGGCTAACGGGTGTCCGAGTTGTCCGTGCGTATAACGCGGAAAAATATCAAGAAGATAAATTTGAAGTAGCTAATGAAGACGTAACGAAAACGAACCTGTTCGTTGGTCGTATGATGGCCTTAATGATGCCAGGGATGAGCTTAATCATGAGTGGTTTATCATTATCGATTTACTGGATTGGGGCGTACTTAATTGATGCTGCTAAAGCAATGCCAGAAAGAATGCAGTTGTTCTCAGATATGATTGTATATTCATCTTATGCAATGCAAGTCGTGATGTCATTTATGATGTTAGTGATGATTTTCATCATGTTACCACGTGCCATGGTATCGGCTAACCGTATCAATGAAGTACTAGATACAGAGACTAAAATTATAGATGGTACCTTAACACAACAACCATGGGAAATGGGCGAAGTGGAATTTAGAAACGTTGATTTCCAATACCCAGATGCGGAAGAAAAAGTGTTAGAAAACATCTCATTTACTGCTTCACCAGGTGAAACAGTTGCCTTTATTGGTTCAACTGGTTCAGGTAAGAGTACCTTAATTAATTTATTAGCTCGTTTCTATGATGTAACAGCAGGTGGAATTTTAATTAATGGTAAAAACATTAAAGAATATAAATTAGAAGATTTATACAATAAAATTGGATATGTTTCTCAAAAAGCAACGATTTTCTCAGGTACCATTGAATCTAATGTCGCGTTTGGTGATAGTAAGTCAACTGAACCACATAGTGTTGAGGAAGCTTTACGCACAGCGAAAGGATTAGAGTTCGTTGAAAACATGGAAGGCGGCATCGAAGCCAAAGTGGAACAAGGGGGTTCAAACCTTTCAGGTGGTCAAAAACAACGTTTAGCGATTGCTAGAGCGATTCATAAAAACCCGGAAATCTTTATTTTTGATGATTCATTCTCAGCCTTAGATTACAAAACAGATAAAGAATTACGTGCGGAACTTGATTCACAACGTCGTGGGGCAACAACATTTATCGTGGCACAACGTATTGGAACCATCCGTAATGCCAACAAAATTATCGTATTAGATGAGGGCAAAATTGTTGGAATGGGTACTCATGATGAATTAATGGAAAACTGTTCAGTGTACCAAGAAATTGCTTACTCACAATTATCGAAGGAGGAATTGACTAATGGCTAG
- a CDS encoding ABC transporter ATP-binding protein → MPAISVALIAAIGGAILTLIGPNKLSELTDIITEGMMTEVDMPGIKKIAMTLLMIYVASVVLSYLQGFIMTTITQRVSKKMRGDIATKINRLPLKYLDQTSYGDTLSRVTNDVDTISQTLNQGIGSLVAAIAQFLGAIVMMYYTDWRMATVGILSSLLGFVFMITIISKSQGYFAKQQNLLGELNGQIEESYNGHTNIKAYNAQPEFIQNFTQVNDKLRNSAQMAQFLSGLMMPLMNFIGNIGYVAVCVTGASLVIDGKITIGVIVAFMLYIRLFTQPLSNIAQSMTSLQSTGAASYRVFGLLEEAEMTDESDLMQHIDNVKGDVTFEHVSFGYDEDKMIIKDFSANVKSGQKIAIVGPTGAGKSTLVNLLMKFYEVNEGEITIDGYPLSTLSRKAIHDAFCMVLQDTWMFEGTIRENLIYSEEGATEERMREVCKAVGVEHFIKTLSKGYDTVLDDNTSLSAGQKQLVTIARAMLKDSPMLILDEATSSVDTRTEILIQQAMDKLMEGRTSFVIAHRLSTIKDADLILVMKDGQIIEQGNHDELIEQKGFYEELYNSQFTETEMA, encoded by the coding sequence ATGCCAGCTATTTCGGTCGCGTTAATTGCGGCAATTGGCGGGGCAATCTTAACATTAATTGGTCCTAATAAATTAAGTGAATTGACAGACATTATTACTGAAGGCATGATGACCGAGGTTGATATGCCAGGTATTAAAAAAATTGCCATGACACTTTTAATGATTTACGTAGCAAGTGTGGTCCTATCTTATCTACAAGGTTTCATTATGACGACTATTACGCAACGTGTTTCTAAAAAAATGCGTGGTGATATTGCGACTAAAATCAATCGTTTGCCATTAAAATATTTAGATCAAACAAGTTATGGAGATACTTTATCCCGTGTAACAAATGATGTGGATACTATTTCCCAAACATTGAACCAAGGGATTGGTTCATTAGTGGCAGCTATCGCTCAGTTTTTAGGTGCGATAGTGATGATGTATTATACCGATTGGAGAATGGCAACAGTAGGGATTCTTTCTTCATTACTAGGCTTCGTCTTCATGATTACCATTATTTCTAAATCACAAGGTTATTTTGCCAAACAACAAAATTTACTAGGTGAATTAAATGGTCAAATTGAAGAAAGCTACAACGGTCATACTAATATCAAAGCCTACAATGCTCAACCAGAATTTATCCAAAACTTCACTCAAGTTAATGACAAGTTACGTAACTCTGCTCAAATGGCACAGTTCTTATCAGGTTTAATGATGCCATTAATGAATTTCATTGGAAATATTGGCTATGTAGCAGTCTGTGTAACAGGGGCTAGCTTAGTAATCGATGGTAAAATTACTATTGGGGTTATTGTAGCGTTTATGTTATATATTCGCTTGTTTACTCAACCTTTATCAAATATCGCACAATCAATGACAAGTTTACAATCAACGGGTGCTGCTAGTTACCGTGTCTTCGGCTTATTAGAAGAAGCGGAGATGACAGATGAGTCTGACTTGATGCAACACATTGATAACGTCAAAGGTGATGTGACGTTTGAACATGTTTCATTTGGTTATGACGAAGATAAAATGATTATCAAAGATTTCTCAGCTAATGTTAAATCGGGTCAAAAAATTGCGATAGTAGGGCCAACAGGAGCTGGTAAATCAACACTGGTTAATTTATTGATGAAATTCTATGAAGTCAATGAGGGTGAAATCACCATTGACGGTTATCCATTATCAACATTATCACGTAAAGCCATTCATGATGCATTTTGTATGGTACTACAAGATACATGGATGTTTGAAGGAACGATTCGTGAGAATTTGATTTACTCAGAAGAAGGCGCGACGGAAGAACGCATGCGTGAAGTATGTAAAGCGGTCGGTGTAGAGCACTTCATCAAAACGTTATCGAAAGGTTATGACACAGTCTTAGATGACAATACGTCATTATCAGCGGGTCAAAAACAATTAGTAACGATAGCGCGTGCGATGTTGAAAGATTCACCAATGTTGATTTTGGATGAAGCAACAAGTTCCGTTGATACACGTACAGAAATCTTAATTCAACAAGCCATGGATAAATTAATGGAAGGCCGTACATCGTTTGTTATTGCCCATCGTTTATCAACGATTAAAGATGCCGATTTGATTTTAGTCATGAAAGATGGTCAAATCATCGAACAAGGTAATCATGATGAATTGATTGAACAAAAAGGCTTCTATGAAGAGTTGTATAACAGCCAATTTACCGAAACAGAAATGGCGTAA